The Candidatus Binataceae bacterium genome has a segment encoding these proteins:
- the fdhD gene encoding formate dehydrogenase accessory sulfurtransferase FdhD — MMGGGRHRPEAMAAPAIVPHPAFKWRAGVSLGVSRELLAAEEPLEIRLGGRRFTLTMRTPGHDHELAAGFLFSEGFIASAGEIGELRAVPGPKGAPEPNAVDIVLDVPAAGLRERLRRNFVVSSSCGVCGKTSIESLQRRILPVTTAITVDGARLLAMVTQMRAAQTVFEATGGLHAAALFGLTPPDAGPSQLPLLALREDVGRHNAVDKLIGWALLRQMVPLERCALMVSGRLSFELVQKAAAGGVPIVAAVSAPSSLAVQTGEALGLTIVGFLREHGFNIYTHPERILGVGRDARASGGQSGKV; from the coding sequence ATGATGGGCGGCGGGCGGCACCGTCCCGAAGCGATGGCCGCGCCCGCCATCGTCCCCCATCCGGCCTTCAAGTGGCGCGCCGGTGTTTCGCTCGGCGTCAGCCGTGAACTGCTGGCGGCCGAGGAGCCGCTGGAAATCCGTCTGGGTGGCCGCCGCTTCACGCTGACGATGCGTACCCCGGGCCACGACCACGAGTTGGCGGCCGGCTTTCTCTTCAGCGAGGGCTTCATTGCCAGCGCCGGTGAAATCGGCGAGTTGCGCGCCGTTCCCGGACCCAAGGGCGCGCCCGAGCCCAACGCCGTCGATATCGTGCTCGACGTTCCGGCTGCCGGACTGCGCGAGCGCCTGCGTCGCAACTTCGTCGTCTCCTCTAGTTGCGGAGTGTGCGGCAAAACCAGTATCGAATCGCTCCAACGCCGAATCCTCCCCGTGACCACTGCGATCACGGTGGATGGAGCGCGCCTGCTCGCGATGGTGACCCAGATGCGCGCGGCCCAAACGGTCTTCGAGGCCACCGGCGGCCTGCACGCCGCCGCGCTCTTCGGCCTGACGCCACCCGATGCTGGGCCGAGCCAATTGCCGCTGCTGGCGCTGCGCGAGGACGTTGGCCGCCATAACGCGGTTGACAAGCTGATCGGATGGGCGCTGCTTCGTCAGATGGTGCCGCTCGAGCGCTGTGCCCTGATGGTGAGCGGGCGGCTCAGCTTCGAGCTGGTCCAAAAAGCCGCCGCCGGTGGCGTGCCGATAGTGGCCGCGGTCTCGGCGCCCTCTTCGCTGGCGGTCCAGACCGGCGAGGCGTTGGGCCTGACGATCGTAGGCTTCCTGCGCGAGCACGGCTTTAACATCTACACTCACCCCGAACGCATCCTGGGCGTTGGGAGGGATGCTCGCGCTAGCGGCGGCCAATCTGGTAAGGTCTAG
- a CDS encoding formate dehydrogenase subunit delta, translating to MANQIGDYFAAYPDRDKAVKEIAQHLKNFWEPRMRREILAYLEQTGAPELNEPVRQAVHSLASAPPAVSR from the coding sequence ATGGCCAACCAGATCGGCGACTACTTCGCGGCCTATCCCGATCGGGACAAAGCGGTTAAAGAAATCGCGCAGCATCTGAAAAATTTCTGGGAGCCGCGGATGCGGCGCGAAATCCTCGCGTATCTCGAACAAACCGGGGCGCCTGAACTGAACGAGCCGGTCCGCCAGGCGGTGCACAGTCTGGCCTCCGCGCCGCCCGCGGTGAGCCGATAG